GTGATCATGCCGCCTTCGGCACAGGTCATAACCTTGGTTGGAAAAAAAGAAAAACAACCCGCCAGTCCTAACGCACCCGCAGATGTTCCTCGATAGGACCCCGACTGAGCATGAGCCGCGTCCTCAATAAGAGGAACGCCATATTCATCACACAAATTTATAATACGCTGCATAGCTGGACTGACCAGCCCTCCAATATGCACAGCAATGACAGCAGCAATGTCACCTGTAGTCCGTAAAGCATGCTCGACAGCGTCAGGAGCAATACCATAACCATCTAATTCGATATCCAAGGGGACGGGTAGACCTCCTGCATTACGAATTGCCATGGCTGTAGCTATAAAAGTATTTGTCGGAAGTAAGACTTTTTTGCCCTCAACACCCAATGCTCGAAAGCATATCTCCAAGGCTGCCGTTCCATTGCTTACAGCAATAGCATGGCGGGTTCCACAAATCTTAGAAAAGGCAGCCTCAAAAGCACGAACTTGCGGACCATTGGTTAAAATCCCAGATTCGAAGATTCGATCGCACCCATCATGAAACCGTTGACGTAAATTATCATCGAACTGCAATCGAAAAATAGGAATATCCATAACCATACTTCTTTCTTAAGAAATTATAATGGGGGTAACATCGCCGTAGCACATACGATCTTGGCCATAGTGGATGGGAATGGGAAAATTCTGTTTATTGCTTGGTCCGGTGACAGACTCCAATTTATCCCCTGGACGGAGCCTGTTGTCCACGACCAGACATGTCACGACCCCATTTGCACACGTCACAACAGCACGATTTTTGACGATTTCAACAACAGTCCCAGGAGGCGCAGGAAGGGGCTTTTTTTGAAACTGCACAACATACAACTCCACATTTTCATCTTCCCCAAAACGACAAGTTCGTGGGCCAGGATACGGTGGAAAATTAAGAGCTCTAGAAAAACGAAGTAAAAAATCCCCGCGCCACTCCCAAGAAATCCACCGATCATTAGGCATTCCCTGCACATGGTAAAACTGCCCAGGATAAAGTGGAATTTGAGGCTTCCAGCCTGTCAATATTTTATCGAGCGTCCTTGAAAAATCTGCAACAACAAAACGGCACAAGCGATCATACAGGGTTTTAGCAGTGTCCTCGCTCCTAATAAGCGTCTTATTTTGATGCACAATCAATCCACTATCGATTTCCGGCGTTACACGATACGTTGTAAACCCCGCGACATCATCCGCCATAAGAGCATGCACAACAGGATAACACCCTCGATTATATGGAATAATGCCCAAATGAGTATTGTAAACCTCGCCGTGTACTGCTTCGATAAACGGCTTGTGAATAATTCCATCATAACCGCCTAAAATCACCAAATCAACATCACACGCACGATCAACAATATCCTCATCATTAACGTTCCGGGCTCCTAAATATGAAACATTGGCATCTTTACATAAATATTGAAAAGAACGTTCAAATTCACTGACATGAGCTGCAGGATATCGTTTACTTGTCGCAAAGGAGACGTCTAACCCTTTCTCCACTAACAATCGCATGTACTCCAAACCAAATGAGCAAAGGCCGAGAAAACCAATCTTCATAGTATCTTCCTATGCATTCGTTTTGATCTTTCGCATGATGGGCACAAGAGCTTTATACGAACAATTACGACAATGTCGGTGAGCTTTATTTGCTGTGAGACTCTCACGTATATCTTTAAGAAATGAGTTCTGATACAAGTCTTCAATTTTTTCCTTATAGATGTTGCCTACACACCACTTATCGGAAAGAGATATGACACAGGGAAATACATTTCCGTGCACATCCACATACATCCGCTCGAAAGGCCAAATGCAACTACTGTAATCAAAATTTTCGTTACCTGCGATAAGGACTTGAAACGGTTCTTGTATATTTTTCTCATGAATGCTACGTAAGGTTTGAATATAAGCACTATTGGAATAACGCTCAGGGCTTGCCAAACTGTTATCTGCGGACCAATCTTGCACCGGATTAATTCGTAACTCATCAATCGGATAATCATATAAAAGTGAAATAAGGTCTTCAATCTCGTTATGATTTAAATCAGAAGCAGTAAAACTAACCACAAAT
This genomic window from Pseudodesulfovibrio sp. JC047 contains:
- a CDS encoding DegT/DnrJ/EryC1/StrS family aminotransferase, which gives rise to MVMDIPIFRLQFDDNLRQRFHDGCDRIFESGILTNGPQVRAFEAAFSKICGTRHAIAVSNGTAALEICFRALGVEGKKVLLPTNTFIATAMAIRNAGGLPVPLDIELDGYGIAPDAVEHALRTTGDIAAVIAVHIGGLVSPAMQRIINLCDEYGVPLIEDAAHAQSGSYRGTSAGALGLAGCFSFFPTKVMTCAEGGMITTNDDSFADLCKSVRQFGQDPKKTNVFIRSGSNFKLTEFQGLLGLLECDRLNDRVQRRQYLAELYRHELSGTAWAVQPCPEDIHSTFYKVICASPVPSEEAENYCKINGISLTGEVYRMPLHRQPVFEAEFKNNSFPCADTFCGHHICPPLYPELTDEEVLYVCKTLKAHPAT
- a CDS encoding formyltransferase family protein, producing the protein MKIGFLGLCSFGLEYMRLLVEKGLDVSFATSKRYPAAHVSEFERSFQYLCKDANVSYLGARNVNDEDIVDRACDVDLVILGGYDGIIHKPFIEAVHGEVYNTHLGIIPYNRGCYPVVHALMADDVAGFTTYRVTPEIDSGLIVHQNKTLIRSEDTAKTLYDRLCRFVVADFSRTLDKILTGWKPQIPLYPGQFYHVQGMPNDRWISWEWRGDFLLRFSRALNFPPYPGPRTCRFGEDENVELYVVQFQKKPLPAPPGTVVEIVKNRAVVTCANGVVTCLVVDNRLRPGDKLESVTGPSNKQNFPIPIHYGQDRMCYGDVTPIIIS